A genomic window from Excalfactoria chinensis isolate bCotChi1 chromosome 18, bCotChi1.hap2, whole genome shotgun sequence includes:
- the ANAPC2 gene encoding LOW QUALITY PROTEIN: anaphase-promoting complex subunit 2 (The sequence of the model RefSeq protein was modified relative to this genomic sequence to represent the inferred CDS: inserted 1 base in 1 codon) → MSELWQLVASQAPLLPMFSAGPAGRGGCRAYSASKDTWEKGKPLPAGRTLPYAASLSAMLASSWLRAAMCRAVRSELRANRSVSAAMRLCSRPRSASSSRIRSLSSSRRARSSASPVGDDHRVSSGSSRSPPPPXPAPLTHPPAARRCSPAALPPFRSSRGPNGGSALRPFLRDMEAAGAGLSAAWGAVSAALVPPAALGLAAARCDPVRPLQDAELRAALEVLRCYGLHAAVEEWFLEVLQTDLQAHIAPEFWNCVGQYENTAEEQQCSALLLDAFCLLKCRLEPYLSSMELLEGWTEAGLLLGTGAQTLREKVYTMFKAILFFSTTKPFQEMIQQFYSRTFRIYMRQWKKGEEGMNECESSMSEAEQESDAEESGGESAVCAGCGSRREQCWCPTAMERFRQLNGILRQLNLLERVSADAVTTILHRMIKERMERRCRGEYEHSFLNEFQEWIEKVLGWLSRVFLQDGPLARPSAEASSTLRRWRCHVQRFFYRIYASMLIEELFSIIRDFPESKPAVEDLKFCLERTNLRQQLLSSLKSALEIRLLHPGVNTSDIITLYISAIKALRELDPSMVILEVACEPIRKYLRTREDTVRQIVAGLTGDAEGSGDLANELSKADPVTLENGQESDDDISEPGDWVPDPVDADPGKSSSKRRSSDIISLLVSIYGSKDLFINEYRTLLADRLLHQFNYSAEREIRNVELLKLRFGEAQMHYCEVMLKDMADSRRINANIRDEEEKLPEEERPPFSLVAVILSSEFWPPLKEEKLELPEQVKEAMEAYSKKYEKLKAMRTLNWKYHLGLVSLDVELADRTLSLSVSPVHAAIILHFQNKSTWTLAELSEVLKVPVTSLKRKMTLWLQQGVLREEPPGTFTVIEEEQKDQGEKVVLIDSDEEGDSAMASQADQKEEELQLFWTYIQAMLTNLESLSLERIHSMLKMFVMTGPVVTEIDIQELQGFLQKKVRDQQLIYSGGVYRLPKNCN, encoded by the exons ATGAGCGAACTGTGGCAGCTGGTTGCCTCCCAAGCCCCACTACTTCCCATGTTTAGTGCTGGTCCAGCTGGGCGAGGAGGATGCCGCGCTTACAGCGCTTCAAAAGACACGTGGGAGAAAGGTAAGCCCCTTCCTGCCGGCCGTACCTTGCCGTATGCCGCCTCGCTCTCAGCGATGCTGGCGTCCAGCTGGCTGCGCGCAGCCATGTGCCGCGCGGTGCGCTCGGAGCTGCGGGCCAACCGCTCGGTGAGCGCCGCGATGCGGCTCTGCAGCCGTCCGCGCTCCGCCTCCTCCTCCCGGATCCGCTCGCTCAGCTCATCCCGCCGGGCTCGGAGCTCGGCCAGCCCTGTTGGGGACGATCACCGTGTGAGCTCCGGGAGCTCGCGGTCCCCTCCGcccc gcccggccccgctcacCCACCCTCCAGCAGCGCGGCGTTGTAGCCCTGCAGCGCTTCCTCCGTTCCGCTCATCGCGCGGCCCCAACGGCGGCTCCGCGCTCCGCCCCTTCCTGCGGGACATGGAGGCGGCGGGTGCGGGGCTGTCCGCGGCGTGGGGAGCCGTCAGTGCCGCCTTGGTGCCGCCCGCCGCGCTGGGGCTG gcagCGGCTCGCTGTGACCCGGTGCGCCCACTGCAGGATGCGGAGCTGCGGGCCGCCCTGGAGGTGCTGCGCTGTTACGGGCTGCACGCGGCGGTGGAGGAGTGgttcctggaggtgctgcagacCGACCTGCAGGCCCACATCGCTCCCGAGTTCTGGAACTGCGTCGGCCAATATGAGAACACGGCGgaggagcagcagtgctccGCGCTCCTCCTGGATGCCTTTTGTCTCCTCAAGTGCCGCCTGGAGCCCTACCTGAGCAGCATGGAGCTCCTGGAGGGCTGGACCGAGGCGGGTCTGCTGCTGGGGACGGGCGCTCAGACGCTGCGGGAGAAGGTGTACACCATGTTCAAAGCCATCCTGTTCTTCTCCACCACCAAACCCTTCCAGGAGATGATCCAGCAGTTCTACAGCCGCACCTTCCGGATATACATGCGGCAGTggaagaagggagaagaagGCATGAATGAATGTGAGAGCAGCATGAGCGAGGCCGAGCAGGAGAGCGACGCGGAGGAGAGCGGAGGGGAGAGCGCCGTGTGTGCGGGCTGCggcagcaggagggagcagtgctggtgtcCCACAGCCATGGAGCGGTTCCGGCAGCTCAATGGCATCCT CCGACAGCTGAATTTGCTGGAGAGGGTGAGTGCTGATGCTGTGACCACCATCCTGCACAGGATGATCAAGGAGAGGATGGAGCGACGATGTCGGGGTGAATATGAGCACTCCTTCCTGAACGAGTTCCAGGAG TGGATCGAGAAGGTGCTCGGCTGGCTCAGCAGGGTGTTCCTGCAGGATGGCCCCTTGGCTCGCCCCTCTGCAGAAGCCAGCAGCACCCTGCGGCGCTGGCGGTGCCACGTCCAGAGGTTCTTCTACCGCATCTACGCCAGCATGTTGATCGAAGAGCTGTTCAGCATCATTCGAG ATTTCCCAGAATCAAAGCCTGCTGTGGAGGACCTCAAGTTCTGCCTGGAAAGGACAAAcctgaggcagcagctgctcagctccctgAAAAGTGCTCTGGAAATCCGACTTCTGCATCCCG GTGTCAACACATCCGACATCATCACTTTGTATATCTCGGCCATTAAGGCCCTGCGGGAGCTGGACCCCTCCATGGTTATCCTGGAGGTCGCCTGTGAGCCCATCAGGAAGTACCTGAG GACACGGGAGGACACCGTGCGGCAGATCGTGGCTGGTCTCACGGGGGATGCTGAGGGCTCTGGGGATCTGGCCAATGAGCTCTCAAAAGCTGACCCAGTGACACTGGAGAATGGCCAGGAGAGCGATGATGATATCTCAGAACCAGGGGACTGGGTCCCTGACCCGGTTGATGCAGATCCAG GGAAATCAAGTTCCAAGCGCCGTTCCTCAGACATCATCAGCCTGCTGGTGAGCATCTACGGCAGCAAGGACCTGTTTATCAATGAGTACCGCACGCTCCTGGCTGACAGGCTGCTGCATCAGTTCAACTACAGTGCTGAGAG GGAAATCCGCAATGTGGAGCTTCTTAAGCTGCGGTTTGGTGAAGCTCAGATGCACTATTGTGAGGTGATGTTAAAG GACATGGCTGACTCACGACGCATCAACGCCAACATTCGTGATGAGGAGGAAAAGCTCCCGGAGGAGGAGAGGCCGCCGTTCAGCCTTGTGGCTGTTATCCTGTCCAGTGAGTTCTGGCCACCGCTGAAGGAGGAGAAGCTGGAGCTCCCAGAGCAGGTCAAGGAAGCCATGGAAGCCTATTCCAAGAAGTACGAGAAATTGAAG GCCATGAGGACCCTGAACTGGAAGTACCACCTGGGGCTGGTGAGCCTGGATGTGGAGCTGGCCGACCGCACGCTCTCCCTGTCCGTCTCCCCTGTGCACGCTGCCATCATCCTGCACTTCCAGAACAAGA GTACGTGGACGCTGGCGGAGCTGAGCGAGGTGCTCAAGGTGCCTGTGACGTCTCTGAAGCGTAAGATGAcgctgtggctgcagcagggagtgCTGCGTGAGGAACCGCCGGGCACCTTCACCGTCATCGAGGAGGAGCAGAAGGACCAGGGGGAGAAGGTTGTCCTGATAGACAGCGACGAGGAGGGGGACTCGGCCATGGCCTCGCAGGCTGACcagaaagaggaagagctgcag CTGTTCTGGACCTACATCCAGGCGATGCTGACCAACCTGGAGAGCCTGTCCTTGGAGAGGATCCACAGCATGCTGAAGATGTTTGTGATGACAGGCCCTGTGGTCACAGAGATCGACAtacaggagctgcagggcttcCTGCAGAAGAAGGTGCGGGACCAGCAGCTCATCTACTCCGGGGGTGTCTATCGCCTGCCCAAGAACTGCAACTAG